A genome region from Blautia coccoides includes the following:
- a CDS encoding ABC transporter permease: MDFFTNFFVAAVLAGTPLLFGILGEIINEKSGHLNLGVEGMMSIGACAGFIMGYKTDNLLLALIAAFAAGMLGALIYAVLTVTFMADQNVTGLTLTIFGIGLSNFFGDFFREKSGETSLKLPAGILKSLGKVEIPVLSDIPVLGKLFFNYNIFVYLGIVAAILCGIYLHRTKAGLNIRAVGENPAAADAAGLPVTRLKYLNLMLGGGICGLGGAYCSMIICNGVWISNCVNGLGWIAVALVIFATWNPNKAVFAALVFGAFSVLKYYVPKSVIRIPDSIFDMVPFFMTILVLIVTSIRSSKENSQPQSCGVNYFREER, encoded by the coding sequence ATGGATTTTTTTACTAACTTTTTTGTGGCGGCAGTTCTTGCCGGTACTCCGCTTTTGTTCGGGATCTTAGGTGAGATCATCAATGAGAAGTCAGGCCATCTGAATCTGGGTGTGGAAGGCATGATGTCCATCGGCGCCTGTGCAGGGTTTATCATGGGATATAAGACAGACAATCTGCTGCTTGCTCTGATCGCAGCGTTTGCAGCAGGTATGCTGGGTGCCCTTATTTATGCTGTGCTCACGGTTACTTTTATGGCGGACCAGAACGTTACGGGTCTGACACTTACCATTTTTGGGATAGGACTTAGCAACTTCTTCGGTGACTTTTTCAGGGAGAAGTCAGGGGAAACCTCTTTAAAGCTGCCAGCCGGCATTTTAAAAAGCCTCGGCAAAGTGGAGATCCCTGTGCTGTCCGATATTCCGGTACTGGGAAAACTCTTTTTTAACTATAACATTTTCGTCTATCTTGGGATCGTGGCGGCCATACTGTGCGGCATTTACCTGCACAGGACAAAGGCGGGCCTTAACATCCGTGCGGTGGGGGAGAACCCGGCGGCTGCGGACGCGGCGGGGCTTCCTGTCACAAGACTGAAATATCTGAATCTGATGCTGGGCGGAGGAATCTGCGGTCTGGGCGGTGCATACTGTTCCATGATCATCTGTAACGGCGTATGGATCAGCAACTGTGTAAACGGCCTGGGATGGATCGCCGTGGCACTGGTCATCTTTGCCACCTGGAATCCCAACAAGGCTGTCTTTGCGGCTTTAGTATTCGGCGCGTTCAGTGTACTGAAGTATTATGTGCCCAAATCGGTCATCAGGATACCGGATTCCATTTTCGATATGGTGCCGTTCTTTATGACGATACTTGTGCTGATCGTCACATCCATCCGTTCCTCAAAAGAGAATTCGCAGCCCCAGTCCTGCGGTGTGAATTACTTCCGTGAAGAGAGATAG
- a CDS encoding biotin--[acetyl-CoA-carboxylase] ligase, protein MSTKSELLKLLESHRGEYLSGEELALRLGYSRTAVWKAMKSLRQEGYRITAVNNRGYALETDNDILSVEAVKMHLDNRDVFMEVEKEINSTNQYLKKRGIEENLPHGSFVAAEAQTEGKGRRGRSFYSPAGSGLYLSVLLRPKRTAQESLTLTAAAAVAVCRAVEEVCGVSLGIKWVNDLYLGERKVCGILTEAVTDFETGDIELVVVGIGLNLRIPEGGFPKELSDAAGAILEDGVYVDRNLLTADIINYLLEEAGKEGIPKEYITRNIVPGRRVQVAYGTQIRSVEAKKILPDGRLLVRNEEGEEEVLPCGDVSLNLH, encoded by the coding sequence ATGTCAACAAAATCAGAGCTGCTAAAGCTGCTGGAGAGCCACAGGGGGGAATACCTGTCCGGAGAGGAGCTGGCGTTAAGGCTTGGATATTCCAGAACAGCGGTGTGGAAAGCTATGAAGAGCCTCCGTCAGGAGGGATACCGGATCACGGCTGTGAATAACAGAGGCTATGCCCTTGAGACGGACAATGATATTTTGTCTGTGGAGGCAGTGAAAATGCATCTGGATAACAGGGATGTGTTCATGGAGGTGGAAAAGGAGATCAATTCCACCAACCAGTATCTGAAAAAAAGAGGGATCGAGGAGAATCTTCCCCACGGTTCTTTTGTGGCGGCAGAAGCCCAGACAGAGGGAAAAGGCAGGCGTGGGCGCAGTTTCTACTCACCGGCGGGCAGCGGCCTTTATCTAAGTGTGCTCCTGCGCCCAAAGAGGACTGCGCAGGAGAGTCTGACACTGACGGCAGCGGCGGCAGTGGCTGTCTGCCGTGCCGTGGAGGAGGTCTGCGGGGTATCTTTGGGGATTAAGTGGGTCAATGATCTGTATCTTGGAGAGAGGAAGGTCTGCGGGATCCTGACAGAGGCTGTCACGGACTTTGAGACCGGAGATATCGAACTTGTGGTGGTGGGAATCGGCCTGAACCTCAGGATACCGGAGGGCGGTTTTCCCAAGGAGCTTTCAGATGCTGCCGGAGCCATACTTGAGGATGGAGTATATGTGGACAGGAATCTGCTAACCGCGGATATTATCAATTATCTGCTTGAGGAGGCGGGAAAAGAGGGGATTCCAAAGGAGTATATCACAAGAAATATAGTGCCCGGAAGACGTGTGCAGGTAGCGTACGGGACACAGATAAGAAGTGTGGAGGCAAAGAAAATCCTGCCGGATGGCAGACTTCTGGTGAGAAATGAGGAGGGAGAGGAGGAAGTGCTTCCCTGCGGGGATGTCTCCCTGAATCTGCACTAG
- a CDS encoding VanZ family protein encodes MKKFFILLLKPFSFLPALLVMYLIFSFSSQTGVESGNLSYKISHKIIVTADKILDKNMSEEQIAHYTDKIHTPVRKLAHMSEYFVLAVCVSFPLYVYGLRGILLILFAGLISVGFACTDEFHQSFVAGRGPSKRDVMIDSIGAFAGILLVQFVCWNTLRRSRRNNRRRRANS; translated from the coding sequence ATGAAGAAATTTTTTATACTGCTGCTGAAGCCCTTTTCTTTTCTCCCGGCCCTCCTGGTGATGTATCTGATATTTTCTTTTTCCAGCCAGACGGGAGTCGAATCCGGCAATCTCAGCTATAAAATAAGCCATAAGATCATTGTAACCGCAGATAAAATACTGGACAAAAACATGAGTGAAGAACAGATTGCCCACTATACAGACAAGATCCACACCCCGGTCAGGAAGCTGGCGCACATGAGTGAATACTTCGTGCTGGCCGTCTGCGTGTCTTTCCCTCTGTATGTATACGGACTGCGCGGAATCTTGCTCATTCTCTTTGCAGGGCTGATCAGTGTGGGCTTTGCCTGCACAGATGAATTCCATCAGTCCTTTGTAGCGGGCCGCGGCCCCTCAAAAAGGGATGTGATGATAGACAGCATCGGCGCCTTTGCCGGAATCCTGCTGGTACAGTTTGTCTGCTGGAATACCCTTCGCAGAAGCAGAAGAAATAACCGGCGCAGACGCGCCAATAGCTAG
- a CDS encoding sodium-dependent transporter, with product MSKQTQETGGAPKWSGSFGFIMAAAGSAVGMGNLWRFPMLVGESGGGAFVLVYLICIFLVGIPLIIAEISIGRAGGKDAFGSYKALNSKWGGVGILAVITSFIGLSYYAVLGGWVLRYIFVSVTGLPKSSEEFFVSFTSSTGSQIIYYLVFMIITVAIVVMGIQKGIEKSCKVMMPLLIVCLIVIVIRSCTLPGAGEGIRFFLKPDFSKLTPGVFLSALGQVFFSLSLGTGATITYGAYLGKDQNIPKSAASIAFFDTIVAMIAGFAILPAVFAFGFSPESGPSLMFQTLPAVFDEMTGGKIFGVVFFVLVLFAAISTSIAFLEVVVSFAVNTFKVSRAKASVISAALITCLGIPCALSFGIWSDIKIAGRTFFDLGDYLVSNVSLPIGGILACIFIGWVWKSKNAEKEVTNDGRISFKLVNVWSVLIKFILPIVILIIFITSNPWIMNLFK from the coding sequence ATGAGTAAACAGACACAGGAAACAGGAGGGGCACCCAAATGGTCGGGGAGCTTCGGATTTATTATGGCAGCAGCAGGTTCTGCCGTGGGAATGGGAAACTTATGGCGGTTCCCAATGCTTGTGGGGGAGAGCGGAGGCGGTGCCTTTGTTCTGGTATACCTCATCTGCATTTTTCTGGTGGGTATTCCGCTGATCATTGCGGAGATCAGTATCGGCCGCGCCGGAGGGAAGGACGCCTTCGGAAGCTATAAGGCCCTGAATTCCAAGTGGGGCGGCGTGGGTATACTTGCTGTTATCACAAGTTTTATCGGACTATCCTATTACGCTGTTTTGGGCGGCTGGGTTCTGCGGTATATCTTTGTTTCCGTTACAGGACTGCCGAAGAGCAGTGAAGAGTTTTTTGTATCCTTTACCAGCAGCACAGGCAGCCAGATCATCTATTATCTGGTGTTTATGATCATAACTGTGGCAATTGTTGTGATGGGTATCCAGAAGGGAATTGAGAAATCCTGCAAGGTCATGATGCCCCTTCTCATCGTCTGTCTGATCGTCATTGTGATCCGTTCCTGTACCCTTCCGGGAGCAGGGGAAGGCATCAGATTTTTCCTGAAACCAGACTTTTCAAAACTGACACCGGGAGTTTTTCTGTCAGCACTTGGACAGGTATTCTTCTCCCTGTCACTGGGCACAGGAGCCACTATTACATACGGAGCATATCTGGGCAAAGATCAGAATATCCCCAAGAGTGCGGCAAGTATTGCGTTTTTTGATACCATAGTGGCTATGATAGCCGGATTTGCCATTCTTCCGGCAGTGTTTGCATTCGGATTTTCACCGGAGAGCGGCCCGAGCCTTATGTTCCAGACTCTTCCGGCAGTATTTGATGAGATGACAGGCGGAAAGATTTTCGGAGTTGTGTTCTTTGTGCTGGTACTGTTTGCGGCCATTTCCACAAGTATTGCGTTTTTGGAGGTAGTGGTTTCTTTTGCCGTGAATACATTCAAGGTAAGCCGTGCAAAGGCATCTGTTATCTCTGCTGCGCTGATCACCTGTCTGGGAATTCCCTGCGCGCTCAGCTTTGGAATCTGGAGTGATATTAAGATCGCAGGAAGGACCTTCTTTGATCTGGGAGATTATCTGGTGTCAAATGTATCTCTGCCCATCGGCGGAATCCTGGCCTGTATCTTTATCGGATGGGTGTGGAAGAGCAAAAATGCGGAGAAGGAAGTCACCAATGATGGCAGGATCAGCTTTAAACTGGTCAACGTGTGGTCAGTGCTGATCAAGTTTATACTGCCCATCGTGATCCTGATCATTTTTATAACTTCCAATCCATGGATCATGAATCTGTTTAAATAA
- the thyA gene encoding thymidylate synthase, with amino-acid sequence MSLADHIFIDMCRDILENGTDTMGEKVRPKWEDTGESAYTIKRFGVVNRYDLRKEFPALTLRKTALKSCMDEILWIYQKKSNNIHDLNSHIWDAWADEDGSIGTCYGDVVGRKFIYKGQETDQMDYVLQQLKENPYSRRIMTNLYQFEYLHSGALDPCCYSMTYNVTKDAGEDRLILNGVLNQRSQDILAANNWNVCQYSILLMMVAQVNGMIPGELLHVIADAHIYDRHVPAVQELISRTPYAAPKVSLNPEIKDFYDFTTKDLIVEDYQAGPQIRNIPIAV; translated from the coding sequence ATGAGTCTGGCAGATCATATTTTTATTGATATGTGCCGTGATATTCTGGAGAACGGCACAGACACAATGGGCGAGAAGGTTCGGCCGAAATGGGAGGATACAGGGGAGAGCGCTTACACGATCAAACGTTTTGGGGTTGTGAACCGCTATGACCTGAGAAAAGAGTTTCCTGCGCTGACACTGCGGAAGACGGCTCTCAAAAGCTGCATGGATGAGATCCTCTGGATATACCAGAAAAAATCAAACAACATTCACGATTTAAATTCCCATATCTGGGATGCCTGGGCTGATGAGGACGGGTCTATCGGGACCTGCTACGGCGACGTGGTGGGAAGGAAATTCATTTACAAAGGCCAGGAGACAGACCAGATGGATTATGTGCTGCAGCAGTTAAAGGAAAATCCCTACAGCCGCAGGATTATGACAAATCTGTATCAGTTTGAATATCTGCACAGCGGCGCGCTGGACCCCTGCTGCTACAGCATGACTTACAATGTGACAAAGGACGCAGGGGAGGACCGGCTTATTTTAAACGGCGTTCTCAACCAGCGTTCCCAGGATATCCTGGCGGCAAATAACTGGAATGTGTGCCAGTATTCCATCCTGCTCATGATGGTGGCCCAGGTCAATGGCATGATACCGGGAGAGCTGCTGCATGTGATCGCAGACGCCCATATCTATGACCGTCATGTACCGGCTGTTCAGGAGCTTATTTCCAGAACGCCGTATGCGGCGCCCAAGGTATCCCTGAATCCGGAGATAAAGGATTTTTATGATTTTACAACAAAAGATCTGATCGTGGAGGATTATCAGGCAGGACCGCAGATCAGGAATATACCTATAGCAGTCTGA
- a CDS encoding dihydrofolate reductase, with protein MNIIVAVDKNWGIGKDNRLLVSIPADMKFFRTTTTGKVVVMGRKTLESFPGGQPLKNRINIVLTRDVNYKVKDAVIVHSVEELLEELKKYDSEEVYVIGGDSVYSAMLDHCDTAYVTKIDFAYEADTWFPNLDEREDWSPAEASEEQTYFDLEYQFVKYKKNCV; from the coding sequence ATGAATATAATCGTAGCTGTAGATAAGAACTGGGGAATCGGTAAGGATAACCGTTTGCTTGTGAGCATTCCGGCGGACATGAAATTTTTCCGCACGACCACTACAGGCAAGGTGGTAGTCATGGGTAGAAAGACACTGGAGAGCTTTCCCGGAGGACAGCCTTTGAAAAACCGCATCAATATTGTGCTGACAAGGGATGTGAATTATAAGGTAAAGGATGCTGTGATCGTACACAGTGTGGAGGAACTTCTGGAAGAACTGAAAAAATATGACAGTGAAGAGGTTTATGTCATCGGAGGCGACAGCGTTTACAGCGCCATGCTGGATCACTGTGACACGGCCTATGTGACAAAGATTGATTTTGCCTATGAGGCAGACACCTGGTTCCCCAATCTGGATGAGAGAGAGGACTGGTCACCGGCAGAGGCCAGTGAAGAGCAGACATACTTTGATCTGGAATATCAGTTTGTGAAATATAAAAAAAATTGTGTGTGA
- a CDS encoding branched-chain amino acid aminotransferase produces the protein MEKKNIDWSELGFSYLKTDYRYVSNYKDGAWDEGAMITDDTVTINECAGVLQYAQTVFEGLKAYTTEDGRIVTFRPDLNGERMENSARRLEMPVFSKERFVQAVIETVKANAAYVPPYGSGATLYIRPYMFGSNPVIGVKPADEYQFRVFTTPVGPYFKGGVKPLTIRVSDFDRAAPNGTGHIKAGLNYAMSLHAIVDAHSQGFDENMYLDPGTRTKVEETGGANFLFITKDNTVVTPKSHSILPSITRRSLIYVAEHYLGLKVEEREVLLDEVKDFAECGLCGTAAVISPVGKIVDHGREILLPAGMEQMGPVTQKLYDTLTGIQMGRLEAPEGWIQVIE, from the coding sequence ATGGAAAAGAAGAACATTGACTGGTCTGAACTCGGCTTTTCATACTTAAAAACCGACTACCGCTATGTTTCAAATTATAAGGACGGCGCCTGGGATGAAGGTGCAATGATCACAGACGACACTGTGACTATCAATGAATGCGCAGGTGTCCTGCAGTACGCGCAGACGGTCTTTGAGGGACTCAAGGCCTACACAACGGAAGACGGACGCATCGTCACCTTCCGCCCCGACTTAAACGGTGAGCGCATGGAAAACTCTGCCCGCCGTCTGGAAATGCCTGTTTTCTCAAAGGAACGTTTCGTACAGGCTGTGATCGAGACTGTTAAAGCAAATGCAGCTTATGTTCCCCCATATGGCTCAGGGGCTACCCTGTATATCCGCCCCTATATGTTCGGAAGCAACCCGGTCATCGGTGTAAAACCAGCCGATGAATACCAGTTCCGTGTATTCACCACCCCTGTTGGTCCGTATTTCAAAGGCGGTGTAAAGCCTCTGACGATCCGTGTCAGCGATTTTGACCGCGCTGCCCCGAATGGAACCGGCCATATCAAAGCGGGCCTGAATTACGCCATGAGCCTTCACGCCATTGTGGATGCCCACAGCCAGGGTTTTGATGAAAATATGTATCTGGATCCCGGCACCAGAACAAAGGTGGAAGAGACAGGCGGCGCCAACTTCCTGTTTATCACCAAAGACAACACTGTGGTAACACCAAAATCCCACAGCATTCTGCCGTCCATTACCAGACGTTCCCTGATCTATGTGGCAGAACATTATCTGGGACTGAAAGTTGAGGAGCGGGAGGTTCTTCTGGATGAAGTAAAGGATTTTGCCGAGTGCGGACTCTGCGGTACGGCTGCAGTCATCTCCCCTGTGGGCAAGATCGTAGACCACGGCAGAGAAATCCTGCTGCCGGCAGGCATGGAACAGATGGGTCCTGTAACCCAGAAACTGTATGACACACTCACAGGCATTCAGATGGGAAGACTGGAAGCTCCTGAGGGATGGATCCAGGTTATCGAATAA
- a CDS encoding 5-bromo-4-chloroindolyl phosphate hydrolysis family protein yields MANNDWNNLGRDIKDIVQDALDTGNFNRLNRDLGATLEDALSNVANSVKDAAKSGMDQAKNSMNQGPRYNGQDANGRSYGGPGSRRTYAGSSSFNDGSGSPGGFQTRPRYRYPETKRVKEAREKFALYINTSGPRAMGILFTTLGFALFAMFGVTLTVLGICSLFIGSVADKMGICLSVFGPAIGLSGIMGICGNKLRKKVNRFRSYIHTLNGRTYAEISELAKGVRKPEKFVRRDLKRMIKKYMFLEGHLDDTGTCLITSDESYKQYLETKKQAEIQQKTKEQEIQKEEETAGEADLSKETRKVIEEGNAYIEQIRKSNDAIPGVEISNKMYHLENVIRRIFKRVEQHPELIDDLHKFMDYYLPTTVKLLQAYEELDKQDVEGDNIKTAKKEIENTLDTINQAFENLLDSFFRDTAWDVSTDISVLKTMLAQEGLTGGKDFQKKE; encoded by the coding sequence ATGGCAAATAATGATTGGAATAATCTGGGCAGGGATATCAAGGATATCGTACAGGATGCTCTGGATACAGGAAATTTTAACCGGCTGAACCGGGATTTGGGCGCCACACTGGAGGACGCTCTGAGTAATGTGGCAAACAGCGTGAAAGACGCAGCCAAAAGCGGTATGGATCAGGCTAAGAACAGTATGAATCAGGGCCCCCGCTATAATGGTCAGGACGCCAACGGAAGGTCCTATGGAGGACCTGGCTCCCGCAGGACGTACGCGGGCAGTTCCTCCTTTAATGACGGGAGCGGCTCTCCGGGCGGGTTTCAGACAAGGCCAAGATACCGCTATCCTGAGACAAAACGTGTGAAAGAGGCAAGGGAAAAGTTTGCCCTCTATATAAACACCAGTGGACCGAGAGCTATGGGTATTCTTTTTACCACCCTGGGTTTTGCCTTGTTCGCCATGTTCGGCGTTACGCTGACTGTGCTGGGAATTTGCTCGCTGTTCATCGGCTCTGTGGCGGATAAGATGGGAATCTGTCTGTCCGTGTTCGGTCCGGCGATCGGCCTCAGCGGTATTATGGGAATCTGCGGAAACAAGCTCAGAAAGAAAGTGAACCGTTTCCGTTCCTACATACACACCCTGAATGGCAGGACGTATGCGGAGATCTCAGAACTGGCAAAGGGAGTCAGAAAGCCGGAGAAGTTTGTCCGCAGGGATTTAAAGCGGATGATCAAGAAATATATGTTTCTGGAGGGACACCTGGATGATACAGGAACCTGCCTGATCACCAGTGATGAATCTTACAAACAATATCTGGAGACAAAGAAACAGGCGGAAATACAGCAGAAGACAAAAGAACAGGAGATCCAAAAAGAAGAGGAAACAGCAGGCGAAGCAGATCTATCGAAAGAGACCCGCAAGGTGATAGAAGAGGGCAATGCCTACATTGAACAGATACGTAAAAGCAATGACGCCATTCCGGGAGTTGAGATTTCCAACAAGATGTATCACCTGGAGAATGTGATCCGACGGATCTTCAAGCGCGTGGAGCAGCATCCTGAGCTGATCGATGACCTGCACAAATTCATGGACTATTATCTTCCCACCACAGTGAAGCTTTTGCAGGCATATGAGGAACTGGATAAGCAGGACGTGGAAGGCGACAATATCAAGACGGCGAAAAAAGAAATTGAAAATACACTGGATACTATTAATCAGGCATTTGAGAATCTTCTGGACAGTTTTTTCAGGGATACGGCGTGGGATGTATCTACAGATATATCAGTCCTGAAGACTATGCTGGCACAGGAAGGCCTTACAGGCGGCAAAGATTTTCAAAAGAAGGAGTAA
- a CDS encoding toxic anion resistance protein: MSDEFKDFTVTPTLTFDAPQEEAPVVEIKKEEPVEPQLDESVLSDAERKMVDDFSKQIDIRNSAAILQYGAGTQKKMADFSEEALEKVKTKDLGEVGDLLGDVVTQLKSFDAAEEEKGLRGFFKRGSNRIEAMKTKYAKAETNIGKIVQTLEQHQIQLMKDAATMDKMYALNLNYFKELSMYILAGKKKLQEVRSTDLPQLMEKAQRSGLPEDAQAAKDLDSMCQRFEKKIHDLELTHMISIQTAPQIRLVQGNDTLMAEKIQSTLVNTIPLWKSQMVLALGVAHSSEAARAQRQVTDMTNALLQKNAETLKMATIEAAKESERGIVDIETLKKTNESLISTFDEIMNIQKEGHQKRMEAEVEMNRLEGELKNKLLEINR; this comes from the coding sequence ATGAGCGATGAATTCAAAGATTTTACAGTAACCCCCACACTGACATTTGATGCGCCCCAGGAGGAGGCGCCGGTGGTGGAAATAAAAAAGGAGGAGCCGGTGGAACCGCAGCTTGACGAGAGCGTACTCTCCGATGCGGAGCGGAAAATGGTAGATGATTTTTCAAAGCAGATTGATATCCGCAACTCCGCGGCCATTCTGCAGTACGGTGCGGGAACTCAGAAAAAGATGGCGGATTTCTCCGAGGAGGCACTGGAAAAGGTAAAGACAAAGGACCTTGGCGAAGTGGGAGACCTTCTGGGCGATGTGGTCACACAGTTAAAAAGCTTTGATGCAGCCGAGGAAGAAAAAGGCCTGCGCGGTTTCTTCAAAAGAGGCTCCAACAGAATAGAAGCCATGAAGACAAAATATGCCAAGGCAGAAACCAATATAGGGAAGATCGTCCAGACCCTGGAGCAGCATCAGATCCAGCTTATGAAAGACGCGGCTACCATGGACAAGATGTATGCGCTGAACCTGAATTATTTTAAAGAGCTTTCCATGTATATACTGGCAGGAAAGAAAAAACTTCAGGAAGTGAGAAGTACAGACCTGCCTCAGCTTATGGAGAAAGCCCAGAGAAGCGGCCTTCCGGAGGATGCCCAGGCGGCTAAGGATCTGGATTCCATGTGCCAGAGATTTGAGAAGAAGATCCATGACCTGGAGCTTACCCATATGATCTCCATTCAGACAGCACCCCAGATCCGTCTGGTACAGGGCAATGACACCCTGATGGCTGAGAAGATCCAGTCTACCCTTGTAAACACCATTCCTCTGTGGAAGAGCCAGATGGTTCTGGCATTGGGTGTGGCTCATTCCTCCGAAGCAGCAAGAGCGCAGAGACAGGTGACGGATATGACCAATGCGCTTCTTCAGAAAAATGCGGAGACACTTAAGATGGCAACCATTGAAGCCGCAAAGGAATCTGAACGGGGCATTGTGGATATAGAGACGCTGAAGAAGACCAATGAATCCTTGATCAGCACATTTGATGAGATCATGAACATCCAGAAAGAGGGACATCAGAAGCGTATGGAAGCAGAAGTGGAGATGAACCGTCTGGAGGGCGAACTGAAAAATAAGCTTTTAGAGATTAACCGGTAA
- the ispG gene encoding flavodoxin-dependent (E)-4-hydroxy-3-methylbut-2-enyl-diphosphate synthase yields MYRDHTKVVQIGDKKIGGGNPILIQSMTNTKTEDVKATVAQIHALEAAGCEIVRCTVPNIEAAEALREIKKQIHIPLVADIHFDYKMAVAAMENGADKIRINPGNIGGPEKIKAVVDTAKERNIPIRVGVNSGSLEKELVEKYHGVTAEGLVESALDKVKMIEDFDYDNMVISIKSSDVLMCVKAHELLAEKTAYPLHVGITEAGTLYSGNIKSAVGLGIILYQGIGDTIRVSLTGDPVEEIKSAKRILKTLGLRRGGIEVVSCPTCGRTQIDLIGLANQVETMVQEFPLDIKVAVMGCVVNGPGEAKEADIGIAGGKGVGLLIKKGEVIRKVPETELLGVLRQELENWEN; encoded by the coding sequence ATGTATCGTGACCATACCAAAGTGGTACAGATAGGAGACAAAAAAATAGGCGGGGGAAACCCGATCCTGATCCAGTCCATGACCAACACGAAAACAGAGGATGTAAAGGCCACAGTGGCCCAGATCCATGCGCTGGAGGCAGCAGGGTGTGAGATCGTTCGCTGTACGGTTCCAAATATTGAGGCGGCAGAGGCGCTCAGGGAGATCAAAAAACAGATTCATATTCCCCTGGTGGCGGATATTCATTTTGACTATAAAATGGCTGTGGCAGCCATGGAGAACGGGGCGGACAAGATCCGCATCAATCCTGGAAACATCGGCGGACCCGAAAAAATAAAGGCTGTTGTGGACACTGCAAAGGAGAGGAATATTCCTATCCGTGTGGGAGTCAACTCAGGCTCCCTGGAAAAAGAGCTGGTGGAGAAGTATCACGGTGTGACTGCGGAGGGGCTTGTGGAGAGCGCTCTTGACAAGGTGAAGATGATTGAGGATTTTGATTATGACAATATGGTCATCAGTATCAAGTCCTCCGATGTTCTCATGTGCGTCAAAGCCCATGAACTTCTGGCAGAAAAGACAGCCTATCCCCTTCACGTGGGGATCACGGAGGCTGGCACCCTGTATTCCGGCAATATCAAATCCGCTGTGGGCCTTGGCATTATCCTGTACCAGGGAATCGGTGATACCATCCGTGTATCCCTCACAGGAGACCCGGTGGAGGAGATCAAGTCGGCAAAGAGGATCTTAAAGACACTGGGTCTGCGCAGGGGAGGCATCGAGGTGGTGTCCTGTCCAACCTGCGGAAGAACGCAGATAGACCTGATAGGACTTGCGAACCAGGTGGAAACCATGGTGCAGGAGTTCCCGCTGGATATCAAAGTGGCTGTCATGGGATGTGTGGTGAACGGCCCGGGAGAGGCAAAAGAAGCGGACATTGGTATCGCAGGCGGTAAGGGTGTGGGACTGCTGATCAAAAAAGGAGAAGTGATCAGAAAGGTTCCGGAGACGGAACTGCTGGGAGTTCTCAGGCAGGAACTGGAAAACTGGGAGAACTAG